A single region of the Kineosporiaceae bacterium SCSIO 59966 genome encodes:
- the cas3 gene encoding CRISPR-associated helicase Cas3': MWGKSNAGGEPHLLVAHLLDTAAVAEVLWDRYLAPSFTQQVDASCGGRGRDLFVLVAGLHDVGKASPAFQSKDEVLAQRVRDSGLTWPPLTRTGAGRWHHTLAGAHLLRRALRSAGWSRQSRSWVLPLVAGHHGVVPDASRWSEPPERGAQGPGRWPAAQDALVAWVAGALELDLKSAEPSSAPARGVQLALVGAVIMADWIASNDQHFPGIAQLDDVSMERSRHRAHEAWRHLGLTGGWQVSRLSSGPGTFERRFGKPPRAAQTDAVALAEQMEAPGLLLLEAPMGEGKTEAALAAVEVLARRFGATGVFVGMPTQATSDPMFTRVRTWLRSVDPDVPLALLHGKRQFNPEWRALLDQGRFCGVDDFGMDDSYGTSAPVPATDRPGQAPAEWFLGRKRGLLVPATVGTVDQLLHAATRTRHVMLRHTGLAGRVVVLDEVHAYDVYMSQFLFEALRWLAQQQVPVVLLSATLPPDLRARLVRAYLQGATRRRDTGVEGLPHTTGYPRATSVCVTGEGASFDVAVSAPWRPSMTVQVQVLDEAPMAGPDDVARLVLEAVTDGGCVLVVRNTVARAQQTYLALRDALGDDVVLLHARLTAGERADRTQRLLDALGPPVAASGPGRPRRLVVVATQLAEQSFDVDVDLLVTDLAPIDLLLQRAGRLHRHDRPPAARPVRVRNPKVVVAGMRRSATGPPDLPPGSEAVYGRYLLLRAAALVTGADGGAGWSVPADVPHLVSRGYGEDPQWPSTWQDAGSDARAEWDTEQERRADNAQSYLLGGPSDLSKDTLDGLHARATAPLDDDDAVAAVVRDGEPSVEVVLVQRRDEGGYLTLDGRSLGPGGEAVSDPSLLQTVLAATIRLPAVKVLTSAAQTELRPLPGWTADPWLGRARALVLNTEYTARLGGYALRYDRELGLLHEREGRR, encoded by the coding sequence CTGTGGGGGAAGTCGAACGCGGGCGGTGAGCCACACCTCCTCGTGGCGCACCTGCTCGACACCGCTGCCGTTGCTGAGGTCCTGTGGGACCGTTACCTGGCTCCCTCGTTCACCCAGCAGGTCGACGCGTCCTGCGGCGGACGGGGGCGGGACCTGTTCGTCCTGGTCGCCGGCCTGCACGACGTCGGCAAGGCGTCCCCGGCCTTCCAGTCCAAGGACGAGGTGCTCGCGCAGCGCGTGCGCGACAGCGGGCTCACCTGGCCGCCGCTCACCCGAACAGGTGCCGGGCGCTGGCACCACACGCTGGCCGGCGCACACCTGCTCCGTCGTGCCCTGCGGTCGGCCGGATGGAGCCGACAGTCGAGGTCGTGGGTACTGCCCCTGGTGGCCGGTCACCACGGGGTCGTTCCGGACGCGAGCCGGTGGAGCGAACCACCGGAGCGAGGTGCCCAGGGTCCCGGACGCTGGCCAGCGGCTCAAGACGCCCTGGTCGCCTGGGTGGCCGGCGCACTGGAGCTGGACCTCAAGTCCGCGGAACCCTCATCGGCCCCCGCCCGCGGCGTCCAGCTGGCCCTGGTGGGAGCGGTCATCATGGCTGACTGGATCGCCAGCAACGACCAGCACTTCCCGGGCATCGCCCAGCTGGACGACGTGTCGATGGAGCGTTCCCGGCACCGCGCGCACGAAGCATGGCGTCACCTCGGGCTAACCGGCGGATGGCAAGTCAGCCGGCTCAGCAGCGGACCTGGCACCTTCGAACGACGCTTCGGCAAGCCACCACGTGCCGCACAAACCGACGCAGTGGCGCTGGCCGAGCAGATGGAGGCGCCCGGGCTGCTGCTGCTCGAGGCACCGATGGGCGAGGGGAAGACCGAGGCCGCTCTGGCAGCGGTCGAGGTGCTCGCCCGACGCTTCGGTGCGACCGGCGTCTTCGTCGGCATGCCCACCCAGGCCACCAGCGACCCGATGTTCACCCGGGTTCGCACCTGGCTGCGCTCGGTCGACCCGGACGTGCCACTGGCCCTGCTGCACGGGAAACGACAGTTCAACCCCGAGTGGCGGGCACTGCTCGACCAGGGCCGCTTCTGCGGTGTAGACGACTTCGGGATGGACGACTCCTACGGGACGTCGGCTCCCGTCCCCGCCACCGACCGGCCAGGTCAGGCACCGGCGGAGTGGTTTCTCGGCCGCAAACGCGGACTTCTGGTCCCCGCCACGGTCGGGACCGTCGACCAGCTGCTACACGCAGCCACCCGAACCCGACACGTCATGCTGCGGCACACGGGGCTGGCAGGACGAGTCGTCGTGCTCGACGAGGTGCACGCCTACGACGTGTACATGTCGCAGTTCCTGTTCGAGGCCCTGCGCTGGCTGGCTCAGCAGCAGGTACCCGTGGTGCTGCTCTCGGCCACGCTGCCACCGGATCTGCGCGCGCGCCTGGTGCGCGCGTACCTGCAAGGGGCGACCCGTCGGCGGGACACCGGCGTCGAGGGCCTGCCGCACACGACTGGCTATCCACGGGCGACGTCCGTGTGCGTGACCGGCGAGGGAGCCTCGTTCGACGTCGCCGTCAGCGCCCCCTGGCGCCCGTCGATGACCGTCCAGGTCCAGGTCCTGGACGAGGCGCCGATGGCCGGCCCGGACGACGTGGCGAGGCTCGTGCTCGAGGCCGTCACCGACGGCGGTTGTGTCCTCGTCGTTCGCAACACGGTGGCAAGGGCACAGCAGACGTACCTGGCTCTGCGGGATGCCTTGGGAGACGACGTGGTGCTGCTGCACGCTCGCCTCACGGCGGGCGAGCGCGCAGACCGTACCCAGCGACTGCTCGACGCGCTGGGTCCGCCGGTGGCAGCCTCCGGGCCTGGCCGGCCCAGACGGCTCGTGGTGGTCGCGACACAGCTGGCCGAGCAGTCCTTCGACGTCGACGTGGACCTCCTGGTGACCGACCTGGCTCCCATCGACCTGCTGCTGCAGCGTGCAGGGCGGCTTCACCGGCACGACCGTCCACCAGCTGCCAGGCCGGTACGTGTACGGAACCCGAAGGTCGTCGTGGCCGGGATGCGCCGGTCTGCGACCGGCCCGCCCGACCTGCCACCGGGTAGTGAGGCGGTCTACGGGCGGTACCTCTTGCTGCGGGCAGCCGCCCTCGTGACGGGGGCGGACGGGGGTGCCGGTTGGTCGGTGCCCGCCGACGTGCCGCACCTCGTCAGCCGCGGCTACGGGGAGGACCCGCAGTGGCCGTCGACGTGGCAGGACGCCGGTTCGGATGCGCGCGCGGAGTGGGACACCGAGCAGGAACGGCGTGCTGACAACGCCCAGAGCTACCTTCTCGGCGGGCCGTCCGATCTGAGCAAGGACACGTTGGACGGGCTGCACGCACGAGCCACCGCCCCTCTCGACGACGACGACGCAGTCGCCGCGGTCGTCCGCGACGGCGAGCCGTCGGTGGAGGTCGTGCTGGTGCAGCGCCGGGATGAGGGCGGCTACCTGACGCTGGACGGCCGCTCGTTGGGGCCGGGTGGAGAGGCTGTCAGCGACCCGTCACTGCTGCAGACGGTGCTTGCCGCGACGATCCGGCTGCCTGCTGTGAAAGTGCTCACCTCGGCTGCGCAGACGGAGCTCAGGCCGCTGCCGGGATGGACCGCGGACCCGTGGCTGGGCCGAGCCCGTGCGCTCGTGCTCAACACCGAGTACACGGCGCGGCTTGGCGGGTACGCGCTGCGCTACGACCGAGAACTGGGGCTGCTGCACGAACGGGAGGGACGCCGTTGA
- the casA gene encoding type I-E CRISPR-associated protein Cse1/CasA, whose protein sequence is MTGFDLVHEPWVPVMEEGRRRDVSLLEALQRAHELGTLAVDDALQAVAVLRQVLLPVLLDAFGAPQTAEEWAQRWEEGAFDGERIEAYLARHAHRFDLFHDTTPFAQVAGLRTERDDTKPVSLLLPAVAAGNNVPLFSARTEADPPSLTPAEAVRALVSGHCWDTAAIKSGVVGDPRAKAGKTTGNPTGPLGQLGVVVPIGPTLRDTLLLNTPVVIDGLAPDDLPQWRREPATAAWQQRPATGLLDLLTWQSRRIRLVPETTGDGTVVVRRVVVAAGDRLTQIPVDVEPHTAWRVNPRPAAGQPSVRPVRHVSGRSAWRGLAGLLATSVPTDDKVTAPLLLQQISHLRAEDHLPPDYPLQVLTVGVEYGNQSAVVEDVIVDQIPLPVVALVADDSVRAVLLEVTRQAEELREAANRLGDDIRAACGADKIPWDRSQRLGDTLVQELTPVVRRLLRGLQREPERTDDAVLAWRQTAGRLALATVEPALDAAPPTAFLGRQVTERLSLRLATAERRFRDAINKTLGNPIDQTQAEPTSPRGAQR, encoded by the coding sequence TTGACCGGATTCGATCTTGTCCACGAGCCGTGGGTGCCGGTGATGGAGGAGGGCAGGAGACGAGATGTCTCCTTGCTGGAGGCACTGCAGCGGGCGCACGAGCTCGGGACGCTGGCCGTCGACGACGCCCTGCAGGCCGTCGCCGTCCTGCGGCAGGTCCTGCTGCCGGTTCTCCTCGACGCCTTCGGCGCCCCGCAGACCGCCGAGGAATGGGCACAGCGGTGGGAGGAAGGCGCGTTCGACGGCGAGCGCATCGAGGCCTACCTCGCCCGGCACGCCCACCGGTTCGACCTGTTCCACGACACGACCCCGTTCGCCCAGGTCGCCGGACTGCGCACGGAACGGGACGACACCAAGCCCGTGTCCCTGCTCCTGCCTGCCGTGGCCGCGGGCAACAACGTGCCGCTGTTCTCCGCGCGTACCGAGGCCGACCCGCCGTCGTTGACACCGGCCGAGGCGGTTCGGGCGCTGGTGTCCGGCCACTGCTGGGACACCGCCGCCATCAAGTCGGGGGTGGTGGGCGACCCGAGGGCCAAGGCGGGCAAGACCACGGGCAACCCGACGGGGCCGCTCGGGCAGCTGGGAGTCGTCGTTCCGATCGGGCCGACACTGCGCGACACCCTGCTGCTCAACACTCCCGTCGTCATCGACGGCCTCGCGCCCGACGACCTGCCCCAGTGGCGCCGCGAGCCCGCGACCGCCGCATGGCAGCAACGACCGGCCACCGGGTTGCTGGACCTGCTGACCTGGCAGTCCCGCCGAATCCGGCTCGTACCAGAGACGACGGGTGACGGCACCGTGGTGGTACGCCGGGTCGTGGTCGCTGCGGGCGACCGGCTGACCCAGATCCCGGTCGACGTCGAGCCGCACACCGCCTGGCGCGTGAATCCTCGCCCCGCAGCGGGTCAGCCCTCGGTTCGCCCGGTCCGGCACGTCTCAGGACGGTCGGCGTGGCGCGGCCTGGCGGGCCTTCTGGCCACCTCGGTCCCCACCGACGACAAGGTGACGGCACCGCTCCTGCTGCAACAGATCTCCCATCTGAGAGCCGAGGATCACCTACCGCCTGACTACCCGCTGCAGGTCCTCACCGTGGGGGTCGAGTACGGCAACCAGTCGGCGGTCGTGGAGGACGTCATCGTCGACCAGATCCCACTACCCGTCGTGGCCCTCGTCGCGGACGACTCCGTCAGGGCCGTGCTGCTCGAGGTGACCCGTCAGGCCGAGGAACTCCGGGAGGCCGCCAACAGGCTGGGGGACGACATCCGTGCCGCCTGCGGAGCTGACAAGATCCCGTGGGACCGCAGCCAGCGACTCGGCGACACGCTGGTGCAGGAGCTGACTCCCGTCGTGCGACGCCTGTTGAGGGGGCTGCAACGGGAGCCAGAGCGCACCGACGACGCCGTCCTGGCCTGGCGTCAGACAGCTGGCCGCCTCGCGCTGGCCACCGTCGAGCCGGCCCTGGACGCCGCTCCACCCACGGCCTTTCTCGGCCGTCAGGTCACCGAACGCCTCTCACTGCGTCTGGCCACCGCAGAGCGTCGGTTCCGCGACGCCATCAACAAGACGCTGGGGAACCCGATCGACCAGACCCAGGCAGAGCCAACTTCCCCCCGAGGAGCCCAACGATGA
- the casB gene encoding type I-E CRISPR-associated protein Cse2/CasB: MTSSTTAHPASRAGARRAPYWRRFVDDTGGWREERPPGADLAALRQGIGREAGTVPAMWPYYTTLSADGHVSADLLAEHHALTLYGVHQQSESMPMHRPKAGVGKAFAALRTHGKFSAEAVDRRFAAAATATSLTEAATHLRGLISQLRVIDRPLDYDLLFRDLRDWQFPERRPTVRRRWGSAYFAAHPEATTTSGTPTSADS; this comes from the coding sequence ATGACGAGTAGCACGACAGCCCACCCCGCAAGCCGGGCCGGAGCACGTCGCGCGCCGTACTGGCGCCGGTTCGTCGACGACACCGGGGGCTGGCGCGAGGAGAGACCCCCGGGTGCCGACCTGGCGGCTCTGCGTCAGGGGATCGGTCGAGAGGCGGGCACCGTTCCCGCGATGTGGCCCTACTACACCACCCTGAGTGCAGACGGTCACGTGTCGGCGGACCTCTTGGCGGAGCACCACGCCCTCACCTTGTACGGCGTCCACCAGCAGTCCGAGTCGATGCCCATGCACCGCCCGAAGGCCGGGGTCGGGAAGGCCTTCGCCGCGCTCAGGACCCATGGGAAGTTCAGCGCCGAGGCGGTGGACCGGCGCTTCGCCGCCGCGGCTACCGCCACGTCGCTCACCGAGGCCGCCACCCATCTGCGCGGGCTCATCAGCCAGCTGCGCGTCATCGACCGCCCACTGGACTACGACCTCCTGTTCCGCGACCTTCGCGACTGGCAGTTCCCGGAGCGTCGCCCCACCGTCCGGCGTCGATGGGGGAGCGCCTACTTCGCTGCCCACCCGGAGGCGACAACAACGAGCGGAACTCCGACCTCTGCCGATTCCTGA
- the cas7e gene encoding type I-E CRISPR-associated protein Cas7/Cse4/CasC yields MTTCTYVDIHVLQTVPPSNLNRDDAGSPKQAIYGGVRRARVSSQAWKRAARKAFAEQVPPERLATRTKKISGLLSDRLIARTGMAEEHATRLATTLLSPLKITPGRKAAETAYLLFFGRPQLERLVDEVADRADDLAALDDEQLKDALKDVPVRDILSSGHPIDVALFGRMVADLPGLNVDAATQVAHALSTHQVELEFDYYTAVDDENPKEDTGAGMIGTVEFNSATLYRFATVGVHQLIDNLGGDVEAAMEALRVFVSAFVTSMPTGHENSFAHRTTPSLVSVVVRDDQPVNLVSAFEAPVRADERGIAQLSALRLAEEMSQASTLWGLTPLNVASTYSGGDHDTLRQALGDSRPFPAVVDQTVTAVRRHVAGQGS; encoded by the coding sequence ATGACCACGTGCACGTACGTCGACATCCACGTGCTGCAGACCGTCCCACCGTCAAACCTCAACCGCGACGACGCCGGGAGCCCCAAACAGGCCATCTACGGCGGCGTGCGACGGGCCCGTGTCTCCTCGCAGGCATGGAAGCGGGCAGCGAGGAAGGCCTTCGCCGAGCAGGTCCCCCCGGAGCGGCTGGCGACACGGACCAAGAAGATCTCCGGGCTACTCTCCGACCGGCTGATCGCCCGGACGGGAATGGCGGAGGAGCACGCGACCCGACTCGCCACCACGTTGCTGAGCCCCCTGAAGATCACTCCCGGTCGGAAGGCAGCAGAAACGGCCTACCTGCTCTTCTTCGGTAGACCTCAGCTGGAGCGGCTGGTCGACGAGGTCGCCGATCGGGCCGACGACCTGGCTGCTCTGGACGACGAGCAGCTCAAGGATGCGCTCAAGGACGTGCCCGTGCGGGACATCCTGTCCTCCGGCCACCCGATCGACGTAGCCCTGTTCGGTCGCATGGTGGCGGATCTGCCGGGTCTCAACGTCGATGCGGCGACACAGGTGGCTCACGCCCTGTCCACGCACCAGGTGGAGCTCGAGTTCGACTACTACACGGCGGTGGACGACGAGAACCCGAAGGAGGACACCGGCGCCGGAATGATCGGCACGGTCGAGTTCAACTCCGCCACCCTCTACCGCTTCGCCACTGTCGGGGTCCACCAGCTCATCGACAACCTGGGCGGTGACGTCGAGGCTGCCATGGAAGCGCTGCGGGTGTTCGTCTCCGCCTTTGTCACCTCGATGCCCACGGGCCACGAGAACTCGTTCGCCCACCGCACCACCCCGAGCCTGGTCAGCGTCGTCGTGCGGGACGACCAGCCGGTCAACCTCGTGTCGGCATTCGAGGCGCCGGTCCGCGCGGACGAGCGCGGAATCGCTCAGCTGTCCGCTCTGCGGCTGGCCGAGGAGATGTCACAGGCCTCAACGCTGTGGGGCCTCACGCCGTTGAACGTCGCCTCCACATACTCCGGAGGGGACCACGACACCCTCCGTCAGGCGCTCGGTGACTCCCGGCCGTTCCCGGCCGTCGTCGACCAGACCGTCACGGCCGTGCGTCGACACGTTGCGGGGCAGGGGTCCTGA
- the cas5e gene encoding type I-E CRISPR-associated protein Cas5/CasD yields MPGDEASLLLRLAGPIQSWGTASQFNRRATGPEPTKSGIIGLLAAAQGRRRQDTIEDLLDLKLGVRVDEPGSLLRDYHTVSDYRGRPLLSAKVSAKGKQEPTSPAKTTHVTERFYLQDAVFVAAVSGATALLEGLLDALRRPRFPLALGRRSCVPTQPLVLTPPPASASAGQEGLWAGGCGAALSEVPWQANVGTRRRLRRERSAPMHVDLAVTVDDPMGDDVRVDVPATFDPLRRSFSSRRVRQGWVRVPSGIEGATSSETHDPFSLLGW; encoded by the coding sequence ATGCCCGGTGACGAGGCCAGTCTGCTGTTGAGGCTGGCGGGTCCAATCCAGTCGTGGGGGACGGCAAGCCAGTTCAATCGGCGCGCGACGGGACCTGAGCCGACCAAGAGCGGGATCATCGGACTGCTCGCCGCGGCACAGGGACGGCGTCGCCAGGACACGATCGAGGACCTCCTAGACCTGAAGCTCGGCGTCCGTGTCGATGAGCCGGGGTCTCTGCTGAGGGACTACCACACGGTGAGTGACTACCGGGGCAGGCCTCTGCTGTCGGCCAAGGTCTCGGCCAAGGGCAAGCAAGAGCCCACGTCTCCCGCCAAGACCACCCACGTCACCGAGCGCTTCTACCTGCAGGACGCCGTCTTCGTCGCCGCCGTCAGCGGCGCGACCGCCCTGCTGGAGGGGCTTCTCGACGCCCTTCGACGTCCCCGGTTTCCGCTCGCACTCGGACGACGGTCCTGCGTCCCCACCCAGCCACTCGTCCTCACACCTCCTCCGGCGTCGGCATCAGCTGGTCAGGAGGGTCTGTGGGCCGGCGGCTGCGGGGCGGCGCTGTCCGAGGTGCCCTGGCAGGCCAACGTCGGCACGCGACGGCGCCTGCGCCGTGAGCGCAGCGCGCCGATGCATGTCGACCTTGCGGTAACCGTCGACGACCCGATGGGGGACGACGTCCGCGTCGACGTACCGGCGACCTTCGACCCGCTGCGCAGGTCCTTCAGCTCCCGCCGCGTTCGACAGGGCTGGGTACGGGTCCCGTCGGGCATCGAGGGAGCGACGAGCTCCGAGACCCATGATCCCTTCTCGTTGCTGGGGTGGTGA
- the cas6e gene encoding type I-E CRISPR-associated protein Cas6/Cse3/CasE: MYLSRIWLNPLRTGTQRMLRSPQVVHAAVLGGLPGQPVEERPLWRLETESPHRLQLLVLTRSLPSWEHVVEQGGWPSAEESQTLVRSVKPLLDRVERGREFAFRLRANPVSATRRPAKPSPAQAEQLSVPGARGVRVPHRTASHQLAWFLSRTASWGFDIPETESGFPDVLLTGRERISFTKGGDDGRHRVTLSTATFEGRLRVADVDLLRQSLTEGVGPARAYGCGLITLAPVSSRSRAEV, translated from the coding sequence ATGTACCTGTCTCGAATCTGGCTGAATCCGCTGCGGACCGGCACTCAGAGGATGCTGCGCAGCCCGCAGGTGGTACATGCGGCCGTTCTGGGCGGCCTGCCGGGACAACCCGTCGAGGAACGGCCCCTGTGGCGGCTTGAGACTGAGTCCCCGCATCGACTCCAGCTGCTCGTCCTGACACGGTCACTGCCGTCGTGGGAACACGTGGTGGAGCAGGGCGGATGGCCGTCGGCTGAGGAGTCCCAGACCTTGGTGCGCAGCGTCAAGCCACTGCTGGACCGTGTCGAGCGTGGCCGGGAGTTCGCGTTTCGCTTGCGCGCCAACCCGGTCAGTGCCACTCGCCGTCCGGCGAAGCCCTCGCCTGCGCAGGCCGAGCAACTCAGCGTGCCCGGGGCCCGCGGCGTTCGCGTCCCGCACCGCACCGCATCGCACCAGCTCGCCTGGTTTCTCTCACGGACTGCGTCGTGGGGCTTCGACATTCCGGAGACAGAGTCGGGATTCCCAGACGTGCTGCTGACGGGCCGCGAGAGGATCTCCTTCACCAAGGGAGGTGACGACGGGCGGCACCGCGTCACCCTGAGCACTGCCACCTTCGAGGGCCGCCTTCGGGTGGCCGACGTCGACCTGCTCAGGCAGAGCCTCACGGAGGGAGTGGGCCCCGCTCGCGCCTACGGCTGTGGTCTGATCACGCTGGCTCCGGTGTCGTCCAGGTCGCGGGCGGAGGTCTGA
- the cas1e gene encoding type I-E CRISPR-associated endonuclease Cas1, translated as MWWLANPQDLHRVEDRLSTLYVERCHIDRDDNAVVLVNRERTVRVPAAFVATVLIGPGTRITSGAVRLLADSGTAICWVGERGVRMYAAGLGPSRGAALLMRQAYLVTRTKERLAVARRMYAMRFPGEDVDSLTMQQLRGREGARVKRLYREHSARTGVPWTGREYRPGQPFDAGDDVNRLLSAGHSALYGICHAAIVGIGASPALGFVHTGGATSFVLDVADLYKAEYTIPLAFDLAARGHVDERDIRTAFRDRVADGHLMKRIVQDVKSLLLGEEADPEEADEHHLWDEFDGNVPGGVNWARELAEGWDSHSLIGVTGPDVPEPPVPW; from the coding sequence ATGTGGTGGCTGGCGAACCCGCAGGACCTGCACCGGGTCGAGGACAGGCTGTCCACGCTGTACGTCGAACGCTGCCACATCGACCGTGACGACAACGCGGTCGTCCTGGTCAATCGCGAGCGGACGGTACGCGTGCCAGCCGCCTTTGTCGCAACCGTGCTGATCGGTCCAGGGACGCGGATCACGAGCGGCGCCGTACGTCTTCTCGCCGACTCCGGTACCGCGATCTGCTGGGTCGGTGAACGAGGCGTCCGGATGTATGCCGCCGGCTTGGGACCGAGCCGTGGCGCAGCACTGCTGATGCGGCAGGCGTACCTGGTGACACGAACCAAGGAGCGGCTCGCTGTCGCCCGCCGCATGTACGCCATGAGGTTCCCCGGGGAGGACGTGGACAGCCTCACGATGCAACAGCTGCGGGGCAGGGAAGGCGCTCGAGTGAAACGGCTGTACCGGGAACACTCCGCTCGGACCGGAGTGCCGTGGACCGGCAGGGAGTACCGGCCGGGGCAGCCCTTCGACGCTGGCGACGACGTGAACCGTCTGCTGTCTGCCGGGCACAGCGCCCTCTACGGCATCTGTCATGCGGCGATCGTCGGCATCGGGGCGAGCCCCGCCCTGGGCTTTGTGCACACCGGTGGTGCGACGTCGTTCGTGCTGGATGTCGCAGACCTGTACAAGGCGGAGTACACCATCCCCCTCGCGTTCGACCTCGCCGCCCGGGGGCACGTCGACGAGCGAGACATTCGCACCGCATTCCGGGACCGCGTAGCCGATGGCCATCTGATGAAGCGCATCGTGCAGGACGTCAAGTCGCTCCTGCTCGGTGAGGAGGCCGACCCAGAAGAGGCCGATGAGCACCATCTGTGGGACGAGTTCGATGGCAACGTCCCGGGCGGCGTCAACTGGGCTCGGGAACTGGCCGAAGGATGGGACTCCCACTCCCTCATCGGAGTCACCGGTCCCGACGTCCCCGAGCCTCCGGTGCCCTGGTGA
- the cas2e gene encoding type I-E CRISPR-associated endoribonuclease Cas2, translated as MTVVILVAAPEGLRGHLTRWLVEVAAGVFVGNPSQRVRERLWVVLSDRIGDGQVIMIEPARNEQRWTVRTAGRDRWHPVDYDGLILSARPRR; from the coding sequence GTGACCGTCGTCATCCTCGTGGCAGCGCCCGAGGGACTGCGCGGTCATCTCACGAGGTGGCTGGTCGAGGTGGCAGCTGGGGTGTTCGTCGGCAACCCCAGCCAGCGGGTCAGGGAGCGGTTGTGGGTGGTGCTGTCGGACCGGATTGGGGATGGTCAGGTGATCATGATTGAACCGGCCCGCAACGAGCAGCGCTGGACTGTGCGTACCGCCGGCCGCGACCGTTGGCACCCAGTTGACTATGACGGACTGATTCTCAGCGCTCGTCCCCGTCGGTAA
- a CDS encoding helix-turn-helix transcriptional regulator, whose translation MDAAHCPRFQESIEFLGRRWTASILRRMFEGPVRFTDLLDAVPHLSSRLLTQRLEELCRAGVISHRLQDGCPRYELTDMGRDLEPVFLAIDRWNRRWSDTLAQASSA comes from the coding sequence TTGGACGCCGCGCACTGCCCGAGGTTCCAGGAGTCGATCGAGTTCCTCGGACGCCGGTGGACGGCCTCGATCCTGCGACGCATGTTCGAGGGGCCCGTCCGGTTCACCGACCTCCTCGACGCGGTACCTCACCTGTCGTCGCGACTGCTCACCCAGCGGCTCGAGGAGCTGTGCCGGGCCGGTGTCATCAGCCACCGGCTCCAGGACGGCTGCCCGCGCTACGAGCTGACCGACATGGGCCGGGACCTCGAGCCGGTGTTCCTCGCGATCGATCGCTGGAACCGTCGCTGGAGCGACACCCTGGCCCAGGCGTCGTCGGCCTGA
- a CDS encoding DoxX family protein, protein MEWVVLVGRVLFVLLFFGSGLGHLTQTQAMAGYAGSKGVPAPRASVIGSGVLIVVGGLMVLLGIWADLGALLLVIFLIPTAFLMHNFWSVTDPQGRQMEQTQFLKDLSLAGAALALFAFFATTPDLGLTITGPLLDGWFE, encoded by the coding sequence ATGGAATGGGTCGTGCTCGTAGGCCGGGTGCTGTTCGTCCTGCTGTTCTTCGGTAGCGGACTGGGGCACCTCACCCAGACCCAGGCGATGGCCGGGTACGCCGGCAGCAAGGGCGTGCCGGCGCCCCGCGCGTCGGTGATCGGCAGCGGTGTACTCATCGTGGTGGGCGGGCTCATGGTGCTGCTCGGCATCTGGGCCGACCTCGGCGCGCTCCTGCTGGTGATCTTCCTGATCCCGACGGCGTTCCTCATGCACAACTTCTGGAGCGTCACCGACCCGCAGGGCCGGCAGATGGAGCAGACCCAGTTCCTCAAGGACCTCTCCCTGGCCGGTGCGGCGCTGGCGCTGTTCGCCTTCTTCGCCACCACCCCGGACCTCGGGCTGACGATCACCGGCCCGCTGCTGGACGGCTGGTTCGAGTGA
- a CDS encoding phospholipase, with protein sequence MPPRPGPRPRTTPSNPHTQLDQQPTDPSIREQLAARLFALPGVVERPSAISVPGARALTLPSGGPSRLFIVGTEFAHLHPAPDFSVHTVLPRELVAEAIDAGWAERHPLAGRGPIPDAIVMLYAPRDETELDVVAGLVTAAHDLFVPA encoded by the coding sequence CTGCCGCCGCGGCCGGGGCCGCGCCCGCGCACCACGCCGTCCAACCCCCACACCCAGCTGGACCAGCAGCCGACGGACCCCAGCATCCGCGAGCAGCTGGCGGCCCGCCTGTTCGCCCTGCCGGGCGTCGTGGAGCGCCCGAGTGCGATCTCGGTGCCGGGTGCGCGGGCGCTGACGCTCCCGTCCGGTGGGCCGTCCCGGCTGTTCATCGTGGGCACCGAGTTCGCGCACCTGCACCCGGCGCCGGACTTCAGCGTGCACACCGTGCTGCCGCGAGAACTGGTGGCGGAGGCGATCGACGCGGGCTGGGCAGAGCGGCACCCGCTGGCGGGTCGCGGTCCGATCCCGGACGCCATCGTCATGCTCTACGCACCGCGCGACGAGACCGAGCTGGACGTCGTGGCCGGGCTGGTGACCGCTGCCCACGACCTCTTCGTCCCGGCCTGA